In Pseudomonas sp. DNDY-54, a genomic segment contains:
- a CDS encoding OprD family porin: MKVMKWSVIAMAVAAGTSQMALASSQSESEGFVEGSSLTIFNRNLYMNRDFRGDAGQSYREAWGHGFIGTFESGFTQGTVGVGVDAIGLLGVKLDSGEGRAWPDIFPRDSEGKPQDDYSEAGVAVKFRVSDTVLKYGTQFVALPVFSTDDARLLPETARGGLITSSEIDGLELNVGRFTALSAKSESDHDSVGLKEINLVGGTYAFSDSLSTSLYYSDVKDAFEKIYGNVNYSMALEADQSLAFDFNIYQTEYESEFTGNGSDEDNTIWSLAATYSLGAHSFTAAYQKSHGGYFTTDNQGNPIQAGYGYGIDGGGTVWLGNSVQYSDFYNKDEQSWQVRYDLDMAAYGVSGLSFMTRYVAGSNIDMPVGPDAEETEWDIEAKYVFQEGPAKDLSLRVRQAFYQATNGLDNDLSDTRLIVEYPLNIL; this comes from the coding sequence ATGAAAGTGATGAAGTGGAGCGTAATCGCCATGGCCGTTGCGGCCGGCACGTCGCAAATGGCGCTGGCGTCCAGCCAGTCGGAGTCGGAAGGCTTTGTGGAAGGCAGCAGCCTTACTATCTTCAACCGCAACCTGTATATGAACCGTGATTTCCGTGGTGACGCTGGCCAGAGCTACCGTGAAGCATGGGGCCACGGCTTCATCGGCACCTTCGAATCCGGCTTCACTCAAGGCACCGTCGGTGTCGGCGTCGATGCTATTGGCCTGCTGGGCGTCAAGCTTGACAGCGGCGAAGGTCGTGCCTGGCCGGATATTTTCCCGAGGGACAGCGAAGGCAAGCCACAAGACGACTATTCCGAAGCTGGCGTTGCGGTCAAATTCCGCGTTTCGGATACCGTCCTGAAATACGGCACTCAGTTTGTAGCGCTGCCAGTGTTCTCCACCGATGATGCGCGCCTGCTGCCCGAAACCGCACGTGGCGGCCTGATCACCAGCAGCGAGATCGATGGACTTGAGCTGAACGTCGGCCGCTTTACTGCACTGAGCGCGAAATCTGAATCGGACCACGACTCCGTAGGCCTGAAAGAGATCAATCTCGTCGGCGGTACGTATGCATTCAGCGACAGCCTCAGCACGTCACTGTACTACTCCGATGTCAAAGACGCGTTCGAAAAGATTTACGGCAACGTCAACTACAGTATGGCCCTTGAAGCAGACCAATCGCTCGCGTTTGACTTCAACATATACCAGACCGAGTACGAGTCCGAGTTTACCGGTAACGGAAGCGACGAGGACAACACGATCTGGAGCCTTGCTGCAACCTACTCCCTGGGTGCGCATAGCTTTACTGCGGCATATCAGAAATCCCATGGCGGTTATTTTACAACCGACAACCAGGGCAACCCGATTCAAGCCGGCTATGGTTATGGTATAGATGGCGGCGGCACAGTTTGGCTGGGTAACTCGGTACAGTACTCAGATTTTTACAATAAGGACGAGCAGTCTTGGCAGGTCCGCTATGACCTGGATATGGCCGCATATGGCGTATCGGGTCTCAGCTTCATGACCCGTTATGTTGCAGGTAGCAATATCGACATGCCGGTCGGTCCTGATGCTGAAGAAACCGAATGGGATATCGAAGCTAAATATGTGTTCCAGGAAGGTCCCGCCAAGGATCTTTCCCTGCGCGTACGCCAAGCGTTCTATCAAGCCACCAATGGCTTGGATAATGACCTGAGCGACACCCGCCTTATCGTCGAGTACCCGCTGAACATCCTGTAA
- a CDS encoding cold-shock protein — protein sequence MRKSQPKRTAAPAGPAAGRETGTVKWFNTSKGFGFISRDSGDDVFVHFRAIRGEGHRVLVEGQRVEFTIMMRDKGLQAEDVIATQ from the coding sequence GTGAGAAAAAGCCAGCCCAAGCGCACCGCCGCACCCGCCGGACCGGCTGCCGGGCGCGAGACCGGCACGGTGAAATGGTTCAATACCTCGAAGGGGTTCGGCTTCATCTCACGGGACAGTGGCGACGATGTCTTCGTCCACTTCCGAGCCATTCGCGGCGAAGGGCACCGGGTTCTGGTAGAAGGCCAACGCGTCGAATTCACCATCATGATGCGCGACAAGGGCTTGCAGGCCGAAGACGTCATTGCGACGCAATAA
- a CDS encoding TlpA family protein disulfide reductase, producing MIKRSVGLVSLLAGLALAGCAEDWGPDQNGEAVTAQQLDGQWVLINYWAEWCGPCRTEIPELNALNQSHDDVTVLGVNFDGLQGDELMDAARALGIQFRVLGVDPAERLELPRSAVLPVTYIVDSNGVVRESLVGEQTADGLLARLDALRQKE from the coding sequence ATGATCAAGCGATCCGTTGGTTTAGTCAGTTTGCTCGCCGGTTTGGCGCTGGCGGGCTGCGCCGAAGATTGGGGTCCTGATCAGAACGGCGAAGCCGTTACAGCGCAGCAGCTCGACGGGCAGTGGGTGTTGATCAATTACTGGGCGGAGTGGTGCGGTCCGTGCCGGACCGAGATTCCTGAGCTCAATGCGCTGAATCAATCGCATGACGACGTCACGGTGCTCGGAGTGAATTTTGACGGGCTGCAGGGCGATGAGTTGATGGACGCGGCACGGGCGCTGGGGATCCAGTTTCGAGTCCTCGGGGTCGATCCAGCGGAACGCCTTGAGCTGCCACGCAGCGCGGTGTTGCCCGTAACCTATATCGTAGATTCAAACGGAGTGGTTCGCGAAAGCCTGGTTGGCGAGCAGACGGCGGACGGTTTGCTTGCGCGTCTGGACGCGCTACGGCAGAAAGAATAG
- a CDS encoding lytic transglycosylase domain-containing protein: MKTLSWLWLLVFIATAPAAAAVRQAPEPELRELMQRTVAEAESFHDRFDAEVWLLDMSTRLKRYVSDPQERLTLLRLVHQEASKAGLKPDIVLALIHAESHFDRFAISSVGAQGMMQVMPFWKAELGRPQDNLTDNATNLRYGCTILSYYLKKENGNINRALARYNGSLGKPHYPAKVIGFWQDFWYVKP; this comes from the coding sequence ATGAAGACACTCTCATGGCTGTGGTTGCTTGTGTTCATCGCGACTGCACCGGCCGCTGCGGCTGTGCGACAGGCGCCAGAACCAGAACTGCGCGAGCTAATGCAGCGTACCGTGGCCGAGGCTGAGAGCTTTCATGATCGGTTTGATGCGGAAGTCTGGCTACTGGACATGTCGACCCGCCTCAAGCGTTACGTCTCCGATCCGCAAGAACGATTGACGTTGCTGCGCCTGGTCCACCAGGAAGCAAGCAAAGCAGGATTGAAACCGGACATTGTGCTGGCGCTGATTCATGCTGAAAGCCACTTCGACCGCTTCGCCATTTCCAGCGTTGGCGCGCAGGGGATGATGCAGGTAATGCCATTCTGGAAAGCCGAGCTGGGGCGTCCGCAGGACAACCTTACTGACAATGCCACGAATCTGCGCTACGGCTGCACCATCCTCAGCTACTACCTGAAAAAGGAAAACGGCAATATCAATCGTGCCCTGGCCAGGTATAACGGCAGCCTTGGAAAACCGCACTACCCAGCCAAGGTGATCGGGTTCTGGCAGGACTTCTGGTACGTAAAGCCCTGA
- a CDS encoding proline--tRNA ligase, with translation MRTSQFLLSTLKETPSDAVVISHQLMLRAGMIRKLASGLYTWMPMGLRALRKAEAIVRDEMNKAGALEVLMPAIQPAELWQESGRWEQYGPELLRVKDRHDREFCVGPTHEEVITDLARTELNSYKQLPINFFQIQTKFRDEIRPRFGLMRGREFLMKDAYSFHADQQSLQETYDRMHQAYCNVFTRLGLNFRPVQADTGSIGGTGSHEFHVLAESGEDDIAFSDSSDYAANIEKAEAIPRETERGAASEELRLVDTPNCKTIAALVEQFQLPIEKTIKTLVVHGKEKGQLVALVVRGDHELNEIKAANLAQVESPLVFASDEQIRAAIGAGPGSLGPLNMPIDCVIDRSVALMSDFAAGANQEDKHYFGLNWERDLPLPEVADLRNVVAGDPSPDGVGTLVIKRGIEVGHIFQLGTKYSEAMNCSVMGENGKPVTLTMGCYGIGVSRVVAAAIEQNYDDRGILWPDALAPFQIALVPMKYENQAVREATDKLYAELTAAGYDVLLDDRDKKTSPGVKFADMELVGIPHRIVVGDRGLADGTLEYKHRRDAESQAVPTAEILEFINSRASR, from the coding sequence ATGCGCACCAGTCAGTTCCTGCTTTCGACCCTTAAAGAAACGCCTTCCGACGCTGTAGTCATTAGCCATCAGCTGATGCTGCGTGCAGGGATGATCCGCAAGCTGGCTTCCGGTCTTTACACCTGGATGCCGATGGGGCTGCGTGCGTTGCGCAAGGCCGAGGCTATCGTCCGCGACGAGATGAACAAGGCCGGCGCGCTGGAAGTCCTGATGCCCGCGATTCAACCTGCCGAGCTCTGGCAGGAGTCCGGTCGCTGGGAGCAATACGGACCCGAACTGTTGCGCGTAAAGGACCGCCATGACCGCGAGTTCTGCGTCGGCCCAACCCACGAAGAAGTCATCACCGACTTGGCGCGCACCGAGCTAAACAGCTACAAGCAATTGCCAATCAACTTCTTCCAGATCCAGACTAAATTCCGCGATGAGATCCGCCCCCGCTTCGGCCTGATGCGCGGGCGCGAGTTTCTGATGAAAGATGCTTACTCCTTCCATGCGGACCAGCAGTCGCTGCAAGAAACCTATGACCGCATGCACCAAGCGTACTGCAACGTGTTCACGCGTCTGGGCTTGAATTTCCGCCCCGTGCAGGCCGATACGGGATCAATTGGTGGTACCGGCTCGCATGAGTTTCATGTCCTTGCCGAATCCGGGGAAGACGATATCGCGTTCAGCGACAGTTCTGATTACGCCGCCAACATTGAGAAGGCAGAAGCGATTCCCCGCGAGACCGAGCGTGGCGCGGCCAGCGAAGAGCTGCGTCTTGTCGACACACCAAACTGCAAGACCATCGCTGCGCTAGTAGAGCAGTTCCAGCTTCCCATTGAAAAAACCATCAAGACGCTAGTCGTGCATGGAAAAGAAAAAGGCCAGTTGGTCGCGCTGGTCGTGCGCGGCGATCATGAACTGAACGAGATCAAGGCAGCGAACCTGGCTCAGGTTGAAAGCCCGCTGGTGTTCGCGTCCGATGAGCAAATTCGTGCGGCGATTGGTGCCGGGCCTGGCTCTCTGGGCCCGTTGAACATGCCAATCGATTGCGTCATTGATCGATCGGTGGCACTCATGAGTGATTTCGCAGCCGGTGCCAACCAGGAAGACAAGCACTATTTCGGCCTTAACTGGGAACGCGATCTGCCGCTACCTGAAGTCGCGGATCTGCGCAACGTCGTCGCGGGCGACCCGAGCCCCGATGGCGTGGGCACGCTGGTCATCAAGCGCGGTATCGAGGTGGGGCACATTTTCCAGCTCGGCACCAAGTACAGCGAGGCGATGAACTGCAGCGTCATGGGCGAAAACGGCAAGCCGGTCACGCTGACCATGGGTTGCTACGGTATAGGTGTGTCTCGCGTGGTCGCCGCCGCGATCGAGCAGAACTACGACGACCGTGGCATTCTCTGGCCGGATGCGTTGGCGCCGTTCCAGATCGCCCTGGTGCCGATGAAATACGAAAACCAAGCCGTGCGCGAGGCAACTGACAAGCTGTACGCGGAACTCACCGCTGCCGGCTACGACGTACTGCTCGACGATCGTGACAAAAAAACCAGTCCCGGCGTCAAATTTGCTGATATGGAGTTGGTAGGCATCCCGCATCGCATCGTTGTTGGCGATCGCGGACTTGCCGATGGCACGCTGGAATACAAGCATCGTCGCGATGCGGAAAGCCAGGCCGTCCCGACCGCCGAGATCCTTGAGTTCATCAATTCGCGCGCCAGCCGCTGA
- the ruvA gene encoding Holliday junction branch migration protein RuvA gives MIGRLRGTLVEKQPPHLILDVNGVGYEVEVPMTTLYRLPGLGDLVTLHTHLVVREDAHLLYGFSEKRDRELFRELIRLNGVGPKLALALMSGLEVDELVRCVQAQDTSVLVKIPGVGKKTAERLLVELKDRFKAWETIPSIATLVVEPRGSVAVSSAENDAVSALISLGFKPQEASRAVSAVQEDDLSSEDLIRRALKGMV, from the coding sequence TTGATTGGACGTTTACGCGGCACCTTGGTGGAGAAGCAACCGCCTCACCTGATACTCGATGTGAACGGCGTCGGTTACGAGGTCGAGGTGCCAATGACGACGCTGTACCGTCTGCCGGGGCTAGGCGATCTGGTGACACTCCACACTCATCTTGTCGTGCGTGAGGACGCGCATTTGCTGTACGGCTTTTCCGAGAAGCGCGATCGTGAGCTTTTTCGTGAACTGATCCGTCTTAATGGCGTGGGGCCGAAGCTGGCTCTGGCGCTGATGTCGGGACTTGAGGTGGATGAATTGGTGCGCTGCGTACAGGCGCAGGATACTTCTGTTCTGGTGAAGATTCCTGGTGTCGGTAAGAAAACTGCCGAACGTCTATTGGTTGAGCTCAAGGATCGTTTCAAGGCCTGGGAAACAATCCCGTCTATTGCCACCCTGGTGGTTGAACCCCGGGGATCTGTGGCAGTCTCAAGCGCCGAGAATGATGCTGTCAGTGCCCTGATTTCGCTGGGCTTCAAGCCGCAAGAGGCTAGCCGTGCTGTATCCGCCGTACAGGAAGACGATTTGAGCAGTGAAGACCTGATCCGCCGTGCACTCAAGGGTATGGTCTAG
- the ruvC gene encoding crossover junction endodeoxyribonuclease RuvC, translating to MTLILGIDPGSRITGYGVVRDTGRNCEYVASGCIRTGSGELSARLQAVFVGVSEVIRLHGPVTMGIEQVFMARNADSALKLGQARGAAIVAAAEQGLDIAEYTATQVKQAIAGTGGADKQQVQMMVMHLLKLVQKPQIDASDALAIALCHAHHRQSLIPHGLAGAKRRGGRLRL from the coding sequence ATGACGCTTATCCTCGGGATAGACCCCGGCTCACGGATCACCGGTTATGGCGTAGTGCGAGACACGGGTCGCAATTGCGAATACGTAGCCTCCGGCTGTATCCGCACGGGTAGCGGTGAGCTATCCGCTCGTTTGCAAGCGGTGTTCGTTGGCGTTAGCGAAGTGATTCGCCTGCATGGCCCGGTGACGATGGGTATTGAACAAGTGTTTATGGCACGAAATGCAGATTCCGCGCTCAAGCTGGGGCAGGCGCGTGGCGCTGCCATCGTCGCTGCAGCGGAGCAAGGGCTGGACATTGCCGAGTACACGGCCACCCAAGTGAAACAGGCCATCGCCGGAACCGGCGGCGCTGATAAGCAACAGGTTCAGATGATGGTGATGCATCTACTGAAGCTTGTGCAGAAGCCACAGATCGACGCGTCCGACGCGCTGGCGATCGCCTTGTGTCATGCCCATCATCGTCAGAGCCTGATCCCGCATGGCCTGGCTGGGGCCAAACGCCGGGGTGGACGCCTGCGGCTGTGA
- a CDS encoding virulence factor BrkB family protein, with the protein MQQRMKDFMEFGRFLVHRFLADRGPHSAAALTYTTLFAVVPMMTVTFAMLSAIPAFQGVGEQIQMYIFSNFIPSTGATIQEYLVAFTDQARQLTWFGVGFLMATALMMLLTIEKAFNVIWRVRQPRRGISSFLLYWAILSLGPLLLGAGFAMSTYITSLSLISGPHALIGARTVLKAMPLVLSVAAFTLIYAAVPNTRVPIRHAVVGGFFTAVLFEAAKQLFGLYVSYFPSYQLIYGAFAAVPLFLLWVYLSWMIVLFGAELVCGLSSSQQWRRRSVPRLLVMLGLLRVLYESQQAGREVRLRDAHRSGWQLPEDEWDEILEFFEREQLVCRTGSSGWVLCRDLSHYTFDQLLRANPWPLSGRQSLPEHLDEPWYPTLRQSLELMNKEQASLFGGSVAEWLRARRE; encoded by the coding sequence ATGCAGCAACGGATGAAGGATTTCATGGAGTTCGGCCGCTTTTTGGTGCACCGCTTCCTGGCGGACCGAGGCCCCCACAGTGCTGCCGCATTGACCTATACCACGCTCTTCGCGGTGGTCCCGATGATGACGGTGACCTTCGCCATGCTCTCGGCTATCCCGGCGTTTCAAGGCGTGGGCGAGCAGATTCAGATGTATATTTTCAGTAATTTCATCCCCTCGACAGGCGCAACCATTCAAGAGTATTTGGTCGCCTTTACCGACCAGGCCAGGCAGCTCACGTGGTTCGGCGTGGGGTTTCTCATGGCAACGGCGTTGATGATGCTGCTGACCATCGAAAAGGCATTCAACGTGATTTGGCGAGTACGCCAGCCGCGCCGTGGTATCTCGAGCTTTTTGCTGTACTGGGCCATTCTCAGCCTGGGCCCGTTGTTGCTGGGTGCGGGTTTTGCCATGAGTACCTACATCACCTCACTCTCACTCATCTCCGGGCCGCATGCGTTGATCGGTGCGCGCACAGTGCTCAAGGCCATGCCGCTGGTGCTGAGTGTGGCGGCGTTTACCCTGATTTATGCGGCGGTGCCGAATACGCGTGTGCCGATTCGGCATGCGGTCGTTGGCGGCTTCTTCACTGCGGTGTTATTCGAGGCGGCCAAGCAACTGTTCGGCTTGTATGTCAGCTACTTTCCCAGCTATCAACTGATCTACGGGGCGTTCGCTGCGGTGCCGCTGTTCCTGCTCTGGGTTTACCTTTCCTGGATGATCGTTCTATTCGGTGCGGAGCTGGTGTGTGGGCTGTCGTCGTCGCAGCAATGGCGGCGCCGCTCGGTACCACGCTTGCTTGTCATGCTGGGTTTGCTACGAGTGCTCTATGAAAGCCAGCAGGCCGGACGTGAGGTTCGCCTGCGCGATGCCCATAGAAGCGGTTGGCAGCTACCCGAGGACGAATGGGACGAGATTCTCGAATTTTTCGAGCGCGAGCAGCTCGTCTGCCGAACGGGTTCGTCTGGTTGGGTGCTGTGCCGTGATCTCAGCCACTACACCTTCGACCAGTTGTTGCGCGCCAATCCTTGGCCTCTCTCCGGACGGCAGTCGCTACCCGAGCACCTTGATGAGCCTTGGTATCCAACGCTGCGCCAATCCCTGGAGCTGATGAACAAGGAGCAGGCCAGCCTGTTCGGTGGGAGCGTCGCCGAGTGGCTGCGGGCCCGGCGGGAGTGA
- a CDS encoding HIT family protein: protein MFVLDSRLEQDTLNLGDFPLCRLLLMNDANYPWFILVPRREEVSELFQLDPADQQTLWREATSLAETLKDTFGADKMNVATLGNVVSQLHMHVIARRRNDVAWPAPVWGAQPASPYSGSQVDSIKQKLKLVLTDNFRFAE from the coding sequence ATGTTCGTTCTTGATTCACGCCTGGAGCAGGACACTCTGAATCTGGGAGATTTTCCGTTGTGCCGGTTGCTGCTGATGAACGACGCCAATTACCCCTGGTTTATTTTGGTGCCGCGCCGTGAGGAGGTCAGTGAGCTGTTTCAGTTGGATCCGGCAGATCAGCAGACGCTATGGCGGGAAGCGACGTCGCTGGCCGAGACGCTCAAGGACACCTTTGGTGCGGATAAGATGAATGTCGCAACGCTGGGTAACGTGGTAAGTCAGTTGCATATGCATGTAATCGCCCGGCGTCGTAATGATGTGGCCTGGCCGGCGCCTGTCTGGGGTGCGCAGCCTGCGAGTCCATACAGCGGCTCGCAGGTTGATTCGATCAAGCAGAAACTGAAACTGGTGCTTACCGATAACTTTCGTTTCGCGGAGTGA
- a CDS encoding SlyX family protein — protein MELEQRIVDLEARLAFQDDTIQTLSDVMFAQAQAVERLQAQLELLARRQEDMQGRLGAEDDEAPPPHY, from the coding sequence ATGGAGCTGGAACAACGGATTGTCGACCTTGAGGCGCGCTTGGCGTTTCAAGACGATACGATCCAGACGTTAAGTGACGTGATGTTTGCACAAGCGCAAGCGGTTGAACGGCTTCAGGCGCAGCTTGAACTGCTCGCCCGCCGGCAGGAAGACATGCAGGGCAGGCTGGGTGCGGAAGATGATGAAGCGCCTCCGCCGCACTATTGA
- the aspS gene encoding aspartate--tRNA ligase: MMRSHYCGQLNESLDGQEITLCGWVHRRRDHGGVIFLDVRDREGLAQVVFDPDRAETFTAADKVRSEYVVKITGKVRLRPEGARNPNMASGAIEVLGYELEVLNEAETPPFPLNEYSDVGEETRLRYRFIDLRRPEMAEKLKLRSRITASIRRYLDENGFLDVETPILGRPTPEGARDYLVPSRTHPGNFFALPQSPQLFKQLLMVAGFDRYYQIAKCFRDEDLRADRQPEFTQIDIETSFLEEADIISITEGMVRKLFKEVLGVEFGDFPHMPFEEAMRRYGSDKPDLRIPLELVDVADQLQQVEFKVFSGPANDPKCRVAALRVPGGASMPRKQIDDYTKFVGIYGAKGLAYIKVNERAKGVEGLQSPIVKNIPEDKLNVILDRVGAVDGDIVFFGADKAKIVSEALGALRIKLGHDLKLLTCEWAPMWVVDFPMFEENDDGSLSALHHPFTAPKCTPAELEADPAGALSRAYDMVLNGTELGGGSIRIHRKDMQQTVFRILGIDEAEQDEKFGFLLDALKFGAPPHGGLAFGLDRLVMLMTGAQSIREVIAFPKTQSAADVMTQAPGAVDTKALRELHIRLREQPKAE; the protein is encoded by the coding sequence ATGATGCGCAGCCACTATTGCGGCCAATTGAACGAAAGCCTGGATGGTCAGGAAATTACACTTTGCGGCTGGGTTCACCGCCGCCGCGATCACGGCGGGGTCATCTTCCTCGACGTGCGCGACCGTGAAGGCCTGGCTCAGGTCGTGTTCGATCCCGATCGTGCCGAGACCTTCACAGCTGCGGACAAGGTGCGCAGCGAGTACGTCGTCAAGATCACCGGCAAGGTACGGTTGCGTCCAGAAGGCGCGCGCAATCCGAACATGGCGTCCGGCGCTATCGAAGTACTGGGTTACGAACTCGAAGTCCTGAACGAAGCGGAAACCCCACCGTTCCCACTCAACGAATACAGTGACGTCGGCGAGGAAACCCGCCTGCGTTATCGCTTCATCGATCTGCGTCGCCCGGAAATGGCCGAGAAGCTCAAGCTGCGGTCTCGCATCACCGCCAGCATCCGTCGCTACCTCGACGAAAACGGCTTTCTCGACGTTGAGACGCCCATACTTGGCCGTCCCACACCTGAAGGCGCGCGTGACTACCTGGTGCCCAGCCGTACTCATCCCGGTAACTTCTTTGCGCTCCCGCAATCGCCTCAGCTGTTCAAGCAGTTGCTGATGGTTGCAGGCTTCGACCGCTACTACCAGATAGCCAAATGCTTCCGTGATGAAGACCTGCGCGCTGATCGTCAACCGGAATTCACCCAGATCGACATCGAAACCAGCTTCCTCGAAGAAGCCGACATCATCAGCATCACCGAAGGCATGGTGCGCAAGCTGTTCAAGGAAGTGCTGGGCGTCGAGTTCGGCGATTTCCCACACATGCCGTTCGAGGAAGCCATGCGTCGGTACGGCTCGGACAAGCCCGATCTGCGCATTCCGCTCGAGCTGGTTGATGTGGCCGATCAACTGCAACAGGTCGAGTTCAAGGTGTTCAGCGGTCCGGCGAATGATCCAAAGTGCCGCGTTGCTGCACTACGGGTTCCGGGCGGAGCGAGCATGCCGCGCAAGCAGATTGATGACTACACGAAGTTCGTCGGCATCTACGGCGCCAAAGGTCTGGCCTATATAAAGGTCAACGAGCGCGCCAAGGGCGTCGAGGGCCTGCAGTCGCCGATCGTGAAAAACATCCCCGAAGATAAGCTGAATGTGATTCTCGACCGGGTCGGCGCTGTCGACGGTGACATCGTGTTCTTTGGCGCGGATAAGGCCAAGATCGTGTCCGAGGCGCTAGGGGCGCTGCGCATCAAGCTGGGCCACGACCTGAAACTGCTGACCTGCGAGTGGGCGCCGATGTGGGTCGTCGACTTCCCCATGTTCGAAGAGAACGACGACGGCTCGCTTAGTGCACTTCACCACCCCTTTACGGCGCCCAAATGCACGCCTGCAGAGCTTGAGGCCGATCCGGCCGGCGCGTTGTCCCGTGCCTACGACATGGTGCTCAACGGCACCGAGCTGGGTGGCGGTTCGATCCGTATTCACCGCAAGGACATGCAGCAGACCGTATTCCGCATTCTAGGTATCGACGAGGCGGAGCAGGACGAGAAGTTCGGCTTCCTGCTCGATGCGCTCAAGTTCGGCGCGCCGCCTCATGGTGGTCTGGCGTTCGGCCTTGATCGCCTGGTGATGCTGATGACCGGCGCGCAATCTATTCGTGAAGTCATCGCCTTCCCGAAAACCCAGAGTGCCGCGGACGTGATGACTCAGGCGCCGGGCGCGGTCGATACCAAGGCGTTGCGAGAGTTGCACATTCGCCTGCGCGAGCAGCCGAAAGCCGAATAA
- a CDS encoding Dps family protein: MEIDIGIAEQDRAAIAEGLSRLLADTYTLYLKTHNFHWNVTGPMFNTLHTMFETQYTELAVAVDDIAERIRALGFPAPGTYAAYSKLSSIKEQEGIPSADEMIKLLVEGQEAVVRTARGIFPLLEKVSDEPTADLLTQRMQIHEKTAWMLRSLLAA, encoded by the coding sequence ATGGAAATCGACATTGGTATTGCCGAACAGGATCGCGCCGCGATTGCAGAGGGCTTGTCCCGCCTACTGGCCGACACCTATACGCTGTACCTGAAGACGCATAACTTTCATTGGAACGTGACAGGGCCGATGTTCAACACCCTCCACACCATGTTCGAGACTCAATACACCGAGCTTGCGGTCGCTGTTGACGATATCGCCGAGCGTATCCGCGCACTGGGTTTCCCAGCACCGGGGACCTATGCCGCCTACTCGAAGCTTTCCTCGATCAAGGAGCAGGAAGGCATTCCATCGGCCGATGAGATGATCAAGCTACTGGTTGAAGGCCAAGAGGCGGTCGTTCGCACTGCTCGGGGCATTTTCCCGCTGCTGGAAAAAGTCAGCGACGAGCCAACGGCCGACCTGCTAACCCAGCGCATGCAGATCCATGAAAAAACCGCTTGGATGCTGCGTAGCCTGCTAGCAGCCTAA
- a CDS encoding YebC/PmpR family DNA-binding transcriptional regulator, with protein MAGHSKWANIKHRKGRQDAKRGKIFTKLIRELTVAAKSGPIPADNPRLRLAVDKALVANMSRDVIDRAIARGAGNNEADNVVELTYEGYAPSGVAIIVEAMTDNRNRTAAEVRHAFSKHGGNLGTDGSVAYMFDRKGQISFAAGVEEDALMEAALEAGADDVEMGEDGSALVSTSFTDFHAVNEALGAAGFKGDEADIAMIPSIAAPLTDLETAQKVLRLIDALEDLDDVQNVYHNAEIPDEILEQLD; from the coding sequence ATGGCTGGTCATTCCAAATGGGCCAACATCAAGCACCGCAAAGGGCGCCAGGACGCCAAACGCGGCAAGATTTTCACCAAGCTTATTCGCGAGCTGACGGTTGCGGCCAAGAGTGGGCCTATTCCTGCAGACAATCCACGCCTGCGCTTGGCAGTAGATAAAGCCCTGGTTGCAAATATGTCGCGAGACGTCATCGATCGCGCTATTGCACGGGGTGCGGGCAACAACGAGGCTGACAACGTCGTTGAGCTGACCTATGAAGGTTATGCGCCGAGCGGCGTCGCCATCATCGTCGAGGCCATGACCGACAACCGCAACCGTACTGCCGCCGAAGTGCGTCATGCCTTCAGCAAGCATGGCGGTAACCTCGGTACGGATGGGTCGGTCGCCTATATGTTCGATCGTAAAGGGCAGATCAGCTTTGCAGCGGGCGTAGAAGAGGACGCGCTGATGGAGGCGGCCTTAGAAGCCGGCGCCGATGACGTGGAGATGGGCGAGGACGGCTCGGCGCTCGTCTCTACCAGCTTCACAGATTTTCACGCCGTCAACGAGGCGCTGGGTGCCGCCGGCTTCAAAGGCGATGAGGCGGATATCGCCATGATTCCTTCGATCGCTGCGCCACTTACTGATCTGGAGACTGCACAGAAAGTGCTGCGCCTGATCGATGCGCTGGAAGATCTGGATGATGTTCAGAACGTCTACCACAATGCCGAAATTCCTGACGAGATTCTGGAACAGCTGGACTGA